CGCCGCAGGGCACCCTGGCCGAACGGATGCGGGCCGGGGGCGCGGGCATTCCCGGTTTCTACACGAAGACCGGCGTGGGCACCCTGGTCGCCGAGGGCAAGGAATACAAGGACTTCGGCGGGCAGACGTACATCCTGGAGCACGGCATCGTCGCCGACGTGGCCCTCGTGAAGGCCTGGAAGGCGGACCGCGCCGGGAACCTCGTGTACCGCAAGACCGCGCGGAACTTCAACCCGATGGTGGCAACCTGCGGTCGGGTGACCGTCGCCGAGGTGGAGGAGATCGTGGAGGTCGGGCAGATCGACCCGGACGACGTGGACACCCCCGGCATCTTCGTGCAGCGCGTGGTGCTGAACGCCACGCCCGAGAAGCGCATCGAGCAGCGCACCGTCCGCGCCGGGTAGGGTCGGCCGCGCACGAGGTCACACTGGAACGTCCAACCAGTGTGACCTCCCGTGCGTTTACGCCTCCTGCCACCACGCGTCGAACGGCGTGACCGGCACGGCGCGCTTGTGGCGGGTCTGGAGGTACATCCGCTCCAGCTTCGCGGCGACCTCGTCCGGCACGGGCTGACCCTCCAGGTAATCGTCGATCTGCGTGTACGTGACGCCCAGCGCCTGCTCGTCCGGCAGGCCCGGGCGGTCGTCTTCGAGGTCGGCGGTGGGCACCTTCTGCCACGTCTCCTCGGGGGCGCCCAGGTGCGCGAGGAGTTGCGCGCCCTGGCGCTTGCTCAGGCCGGTCAGGGGCGTGACGTCCACGCCGCCGTCCCCGTACTTGGTGAAGAACCCCGTGACCGCCTCGGCGGCGTGGTCGGTGCCGACCACCAGCAGGTTCAGCTGCCCGGCCAGCGCGTACTGCGCGACCATCCGCTCGCGGGCCTTGATGTTCCCGCGCACGAAATCACGCAGTTCGCCGCCCGCACCCGCCTCTGCCAGCGCGGCGGCGGCAGCGCCCGCAGCGGCGTCCACCGCGCCCCTGACGTTCACGGTCACGCGGCGGTCCGGGCGGATGAACGCCAGGGCACGCTGCGCGTCGGCCTCGTCGGCCTGCACCCCGTACGGCAGGCGCACCGCCATGAAGGTCGCCTCCGTCCCTTCCGCACGCAGACGTTCGGCGGCCAGCTGGCACAGCCGCCCCGCCAGGGTGCTGTCCTGCCCGCCGCTGATGCCCAGCACGAAGCCCCGCGCGCCCGACGCCCGCAGGTACTCGCACAGGAACGCCACGCGCCGCTCGACCTCCCGCGCCGGTTCGATGCGGGTCTGGACAGCCAGTTCACGCCGGATGGTCTGCTGCATACTCATGCGCGGCAGTATTTCACGGCCCGCCGCGCGTGTCCGGCGCGGCCCCGTGGCTGGCAGGTCATGTCACGCGGGCGCCCCGTTGCCCCTACACTGACAGACGTGAACGACCGTCCCACCCGCCTGCGTCTCCCGGACGACGCCGTGGCTGCGCCGCCCCCGGACACCCGGACGGTCGATCAGGTGATCGAACACCTGGGTCTGGGACCCTTCCAGTACCGTCTGCTGCTGATCTGCGGCCTGACCTTCGCCGCCGACGCCATGGCCGTCCTGGTCATGGGCTTCGCCCTGAACGGCGTGCAGGCGCACTTCGGTCTGCCGGACGACTCGCCCACCGTCACGCTGCTGACCGTGGCGACCTTCGCCGGGATGCTGATCGGCGCGCCGCTGTGGGGCCGCGTGGCCGACCGCTTCGGCCGCCGCCCCGTGTTCCTGACCACCGTGACGCTGGGCGTGCTGTTCGGCCTGCTCGGAGCGTTCGCGCCGAACGTGTGGGTGCTGCTGGCCGCGCGGGTCCTGACCGGCCTCGCCATCGGCGGCACCATGCCCGTCGACTACGCCCTGATGGCCGAATTCATGCCTGCCGCCCAGCGCGGCCGCTTTCTGGTGATCGTGGAAGGCTTCTGGGTGATCGGGACGCTGCTCCTGACCCTGCTGGCCGCCGCCACGGCCGCGTGGCTGCCCGCCGGCGACGGCTGGCGCTGGCTGCTGGCCCTGACGGCCCTGCCGGGCCTGGCGGGCCTGTTCGTGCGGCTGGGCGTGCCGGACTCGCCGCGCTGGCTCTCGGCGCGGGGCCGCATGGACGAGGCCCGCGCCGCGCTGGCGCAGCTGGGCCGCCGCAACGGCCGCGCCCTGCCGCCCGAACCGCTGGCGCCGCCGCTGCCCATTCCACGGCGCGCCTCACGCTTCGCGGGACTGCTGGGGCCGGCTCTGCGCGACCGGCTGCTGCTGATGGGCGCGGCGTGGTTCGGCATGAGCCTCGGGTACTACGGCATCTTCTCGTGGCTGCCCACCTACCTGCGCGCCAACGGCTTCGAACTGAGTGAGACGTACGCCACCACGCTGCTGCTGGCCGCCGCGCAGGTGCCGGGCTACCTGCTGTCCAGCCTGCTGGTCGAGTGGGTGGGCCGCCGCGCCACGCTGGTGGGCTTCATGCTGGTCAGCGCGCTGGGCGCGTACCTGTTCCTGCTGGCGGGCACGCCGACCGGGGTGCTGCTGACCTCGGCGCTGCTGTCGTTCTCGCTGCTGGGCACCTGGGGCGCCCTGTACGCCTACACCCCGGAACTGTTCCCCACGCTGCTGCGCGCCTCCGGGATGGGCATGGTCAGCGCGTTCGCGCGGCTGGGCAGCCTGATCTCGCCGTTCGCGGGGGCGCTGCTGCTGGGCGGTCAGCTGGTGCAGGCGCTGACGGTGTTCGCGGCGCTGTTCGTCCTGTCCGCCGCGTGCGTGTGGGCGGTCGGGATCGAGACGCGCGGCCAGCCGCTACGCGACCGGGAGACCGCGTGACCCCCCCCGGCACGTTCGGCCCGGCGCTGTTCACGGACCTGTACCAGCTGACCATGATGCAGGGGTACTTCGCCAGTGGCCTGCACACCCAGGACGCCACCTTCGACCTGTCGTTCCGCCGCGCGCCGTACCGGGGCGGGTACGCCGTGTGGGCCGGACTGGAACCCGCCCTGGAGTACCTGA
The DNA window shown above is from Deinococcus sp. LM3 and carries:
- a CDS encoding CoA transferase subunit A codes for the protein MNKVYPDAHAALSDIVADGQTIAVGGFGLCGIPEQLILALRDTGAQQLTAVSNNAGVDGWGLGLLLQTRQIRRMISSYVGENKEFERQYLAGELELEFTPQGTLAERMRAGGAGIPGFYTKTGVGTLVAEGKEYKDFGGQTYILEHGIVADVALVKAWKADRAGNLVYRKTARNFNPMVATCGRVTVAEVEEIVEVGQIDPDDVDTPGIFVQRVVLNATPEKRIEQRTVRAG
- the nadE gene encoding ammonia-dependent NAD(+) synthetase is translated as MSMQQTIRRELAVQTRIEPAREVERRVAFLCEYLRASGARGFVLGISGGQDSTLAGRLCQLAAERLRAEGTEATFMAVRLPYGVQADEADAQRALAFIRPDRRVTVNVRGAVDAAAGAAAAALAEAGAGGELRDFVRGNIKARERMVAQYALAGQLNLLVVGTDHAAEAVTGFFTKYGDGGVDVTPLTGLSKRQGAQLLAHLGAPEETWQKVPTADLEDDRPGLPDEQALGVTYTQIDDYLEGQPVPDEVAAKLERMYLQTRHKRAVPVTPFDAWWQEA
- a CDS encoding MFS transporter; amino-acid sequence: MNDRPTRLRLPDDAVAAPPPDTRTVDQVIEHLGLGPFQYRLLLICGLTFAADAMAVLVMGFALNGVQAHFGLPDDSPTVTLLTVATFAGMLIGAPLWGRVADRFGRRPVFLTTVTLGVLFGLLGAFAPNVWVLLAARVLTGLAIGGTMPVDYALMAEFMPAAQRGRFLVIVEGFWVIGTLLLTLLAAATAAWLPAGDGWRWLLALTALPGLAGLFVRLGVPDSPRWLSARGRMDEARAALAQLGRRNGRALPPEPLAPPLPIPRRASRFAGLLGPALRDRLLLMGAAWFGMSLGYYGIFSWLPTYLRANGFELSETYATTLLLAAAQVPGYLLSSLLVEWVGRRATLVGFMLVSALGAYLFLLAGTPTGVLLTSALLSFSLLGTWGALYAYTPELFPTLLRASGMGMVSAFARLGSLISPFAGALLLGGQLVQALTVFAALFVLSAACVWAVGIETRGQPLRDRETA